One Capsicum annuum cultivar UCD-10X-F1 chromosome 2, UCD10Xv1.1, whole genome shotgun sequence genomic window carries:
- the LOC107859563 gene encoding beta-glucosidase 18 gives MVPAMFWHTTCLTIYMLFYAFIVSCHQTNALNTLKQKPSQFSSSTNFLFGAASSCYQFEGAYLSDGKGLNNWDVFTHEPGHIRDGSNGDVAVDQYNRYLEDIKLMADMGVNSYRFSISWARILPKGTFGDINMAGIEHYNRLIDALLQKGIQPFVTLTHYDIPQELEERYGGWLSSRIRDDFGYYADICFKYFGDRVKYWTTINEANLMADRGYRLGTYPPARCSGVFGNCSAGDSEKEPFIAAHNMILSHASAVRIYRTTYQERQGGMVGISLDTQWYEPYSNSSEDIAATQRARSFYVNWFLDPIILGRYPIEMVQILGSNLPSFSKSDLSNLSYGLDFIGINYYTGKYVKDCLYSACEHGKTWSEGSYFVTTEKDGVYIGQPTVVDWLFLYPQGMKKIVMYMKERFNNTPIVITENGIAENDNLNPSIMDTLNDIQRVNFMHTYLNSLANAISEGADVRGYFVWSLLDNFEWLDGYSLRFGLHYVNYTNLQRIPKLSATRYKQLMYNFHIQLETQTAQN, from the exons ATGGTACCTGCAATGTTTTGGCACACTACTTGTTTAACAATTTACATGTTGTTTTATGCTTTCATAGTATCATGTCATCAAACAAACGCCCTTAATACCCTCAAACAAAAGCCAAGCCAATTTTCATCTTCAACCAACTTCTTGTTTGGAGCAGCCTCTTCTTGTTACCAg TTTGAAGGAGCTTATCTCAGTGATGGAAAAGGTCTCAACAATTGGGATGTGTTTACTCATGAACCTG gtcatattagggatggaagCAATGGAGATGTTGCTGTTGATCAGTACAATCGTTATTTG GAGGATATCAAGCTCATGGCAGATATGGGTGTGAATAGCTATCGTTTCTCTATCTCATGGGCGAGAATTCTACCCA AGGGGACATTTGGAGATATTAATATGGCTGGAATTGAGCACTATAATAGGCTCATTGATGCACTCCTACAGAAAG GGATCCAACCATTCGTCACATTAACTCATTATGACATACCACAAGAACTTGAGGAAAGATATGGTGGTTGGCTGAGTTCACGAATACG GGATGATTTCGGCTATTATGCAGACATCTGCTTCAAATATTTTGGGGACAGAGTCAAATACTGGACAACCATCAATGAGGCTAACCTCATGGCTGATCGTGGCTATAGACTTGGAACTTACCCTCCAGCTCGATGCTCTGGTGTATTTGGAAATTGTAGTGCTGGTGATTCAGAAAAGGAGCCCTTCATTGCAGCTCACAATATGATCCTATCTCATGCATCTGCTGTCAGAATTTACCGCACTACATATCAG GAAAGACAAGGAGGCATGGTTGGGATTTCTTTGGATACACAATGGTATGAACCATATAGCAATTCCTCTGAAGACATAGCTGCAACTCAGAGAGCTCGATCCTTCTATGTCAACTG GTTTTTAGACCCTATTATATTAGGAAGATATCCTATAGAAATGGTACAAATTCTGGGATCTAATCTGCCAAGCTTTTCCAAGAGTGATTTGAGCAATTTGAGTTATGGTCTAGATTTCATTGGCATCAATTACTATACGGGTAAATATGTCAAAGATTGCTTATATTCTGCCTGTGAACATGGGAAAACTTGGTCAGAGGGTTCCTATTTTGTTACTACAGAAAAAGACGGTGTCTACATTGGGCAACCT ACTGTAGTGGACTGGCTCTTTCTATACCCACAAGGGATGAAAAAAATTGTGATGTACATGAAGGAAAGATTCAATAATACTCCAATTGTTATCACTGAAAATG GTATTGCCGAGAACGATAATCTGAATCCTTCGATAATGGATACCTTGAATGATATTCAAAGAGTGAACTTTATGCATACCTACTTAAATTCACTGGCAAATGCAATCAGCGAAGGTGCAGATGTGAGGGGGTACTTCGTCTGGTCCCTTCTTGACAACTTTGAGTGGCTAGATGGATATAGCCTAAGATTTGGACTTCACTATGTCAACTATACTAATCTCCAGAGAATCCCCAAATTATCAGCTACCAGGTATAAACAGCTCATGTATAACTTTCACATACAGCTTGAAACACAAACTGCACAGAACTAG